In Numidum massiliense, a single genomic region encodes these proteins:
- a CDS encoding electron transfer flavoprotein subunit alpha/FixB family protein — protein sequence MSRKILVFTELREQTLRQVSFEALTAARRLTDGGTITAVVTGNGLPDVTAELARYGATDVVYIDHESLQDYSVDAYVQAWADVIEGEAPDVILAPHTAIGKDVCPRLAAKFEYGLISDCTDVEDADGRVVFTRPIYAGKAFVKKAFKDGNLVFATLRPNNITAEEVADAPEAARSDATPTIAADSLKTIVEEIVQKASSGVDLSEARVVIAGGRGVKSADGFKQLYELADLLGAAVGASRGACDADYCDYSLQIGQTGKVVTPDLYIACGISGAIQHLAGMSNSKVIVAINKDPEANIFKVADYGIVGDLFDVVPKLTEAFKKVLA from the coding sequence ATGAGTCGAAAAATATTAGTTTTTACAGAGCTAAGGGAGCAAACGCTCAGGCAAGTATCTTTTGAGGCACTCACGGCTGCGCGGCGGTTAACGGATGGGGGGACGATCACGGCGGTTGTCACAGGAAACGGCCTACCGGACGTTACCGCGGAATTAGCACGCTACGGCGCCACAGACGTCGTTTACATCGATCACGAAAGTTTACAGGACTATTCGGTGGACGCTTACGTGCAAGCGTGGGCGGACGTGATCGAAGGAGAGGCGCCAGACGTCATCTTAGCACCGCACACAGCGATCGGCAAAGATGTCTGCCCCCGGCTCGCGGCCAAGTTTGAATATGGTCTCATTTCCGATTGTACCGATGTCGAAGATGCCGATGGACGCGTCGTCTTTACGCGACCGATCTACGCGGGGAAAGCGTTCGTCAAAAAAGCGTTCAAAGACGGCAACCTCGTCTTTGCCACGCTGCGGCCGAACAACATTACTGCAGAAGAAGTAGCTGATGCGCCTGAGGCTGCGCGCAGTGACGCCACACCTACTATCGCAGCCGATTCGCTGAAGACGATCGTCGAAGAAATTGTACAAAAGGCATCGTCCGGAGTCGACCTTTCCGAAGCGCGCGTCGTCATCGCTGGCGGCCGCGGCGTCAAGAGTGCCGACGGGTTTAAGCAGCTGTACGAGTTAGCCGACTTACTCGGTGCCGCCGTCGGTGCTTCGCGCGGGGCGTGCGACGCCGACTACTGCGATTACTCGCTGCAGATTGGCCAGACCGGTAAAGTCGTCACCCCCGATCTGTACATCGCTTGCGGCATCTCTGGCGCCATTCAACATTTGGCTGGTATGTCTAACTCGAAAGTGATCGTCGCGATCAATAAAGATCCTGAGGCGAATATTTTTAAAGTGGCCGATTACGGCATCGTCGGTGACCTGTTCGACGTCGTACCGAAGTTGACCGAAGCGTTTAAAAAAGTGCTCGCTTAG
- the pdhA gene encoding pyruvate dehydrogenase (acetyl-transferring) E1 component subunit alpha encodes MDLISPDLKVEMQQILSEDGKVNAGQTVPDLSDDELKDMYRWMLRLRVFDGRVIKLNRQGRLGFYAPLGGQEACQVASMAALRKSDWLLPSYRDMGASMYHGIPLEQVFLYSRGQSGAGRIPDDVNMFPPQIIIAAHLLHASGIAWASKLRDKDDVAISFFGDGATSQGDFHEALNFAAVYKLPAIFFCQNNRYAISVPLHKQMNNETIAQRALAYDMAGIQIDGNDPLAVYQATKEAADRARKGEGPTLIEALTYRLGPHTMSGDDPKRYRERTEEDEWRERDPMTRFRNYLESKNLWSDAEEEATVNEMNDEISATIKKVEQMDKGSIAELLDTVYAEEPKDYTAFKQVFLQKGGEA; translated from the coding sequence GTGGACCTAATCAGTCCTGATTTGAAAGTTGAGATGCAGCAGATTTTATCCGAGGACGGAAAAGTTAATGCTGGGCAAACCGTTCCGGATCTTAGCGACGACGAATTAAAAGATATGTATCGCTGGATGTTGCGGCTACGCGTATTCGACGGACGCGTCATTAAACTGAACCGACAAGGCCGATTGGGCTTTTATGCACCGCTCGGCGGACAAGAAGCGTGTCAAGTGGCCAGTATGGCTGCCCTCAGGAAGAGCGACTGGCTGTTGCCGAGTTACCGCGACATGGGGGCATCGATGTATCACGGGATTCCGCTTGAGCAAGTGTTTTTGTATTCCCGCGGGCAAAGCGGCGCCGGACGCATTCCTGACGATGTAAATATGTTCCCGCCGCAAATTATTATCGCTGCGCACTTGTTGCACGCATCTGGCATCGCGTGGGCGTCGAAGCTACGCGACAAAGACGATGTAGCGATTTCGTTCTTCGGCGACGGCGCGACGTCGCAAGGTGACTTCCACGAAGCGTTGAACTTTGCTGCCGTATACAAGTTACCTGCCATTTTCTTCTGCCAAAACAACCGTTACGCGATTAGCGTACCTTTGCATAAACAAATGAACAACGAGACGATTGCGCAGCGGGCGCTCGCCTACGATATGGCTGGCATTCAAATCGACGGAAACGACCCGCTCGCCGTTTACCAGGCGACGAAAGAAGCGGCTGACCGCGCGCGCAAGGGTGAAGGTCCGACGTTGATCGAAGCGTTGACGTACCGCCTTGGGCCGCACACGATGTCCGGGGACGATCCGAAGCGTTATCGGGAAAGAACGGAAGAAGACGAGTGGCGCGAACGCGACCCGATGACTCGCTTCCGCAACTACTTAGAAAGCAAAAACCTCTGGAGCGACGCTGAAGAAGAGGCGACTGTGAACGAAATGAACGACGAAATATCGGCGACGATAAAGAAAGTGGAACAAATGGATAAAGGGTCGATCGCCGAGCTGCTCGATACGGTGTACGCAGAGGAGCCGAAAGACTACACTGCCTTTAAACAAGTGTTCTTGCAAAAGGGAGGGGAAGCCTAA
- a CDS encoding alpha-ketoacid dehydrogenase subunit beta yields the protein MAKMTMVQAVCDAMRVALKEDDNVVVFGEDVGENGGVFRATDGLAKEFGDHRVMDTPLAESAIIGHAVAMAAVGMKPVAEIQFMGFIFEAMDQIASQAGRMHARSGGRFNVPMVLRTPFGGYVKAPELHSDSLETLFWHSPGWKIAIPSNPYDAKGMLLAAIQDPDPVLFMESMPLYRSVKQDVPEGSYIVPLGQANIVKEGTDATILTYGNMVRISQKAVEQLEKERGVSIEVIDLRTLSPLDMETITASVEKTGRVVVVTEHARTGGAASEIITRISEQSILHLKAPIGRVTGPDAPFPIAMMEDQWLPTPNRVRQALVEVLDFD from the coding sequence ATGGCTAAAATGACGATGGTACAAGCGGTTTGTGACGCGATGCGCGTCGCGCTGAAAGAAGACGACAATGTCGTCGTGTTCGGGGAAGACGTCGGTGAAAACGGCGGTGTGTTCCGAGCGACAGACGGCCTGGCAAAAGAGTTCGGCGATCACCGCGTCATGGATACACCACTCGCCGAATCGGCAATTATCGGACACGCGGTCGCGATGGCCGCTGTCGGGATGAAGCCGGTCGCTGAAATTCAGTTTATGGGCTTTATTTTTGAAGCGATGGACCAAATTGCTTCCCAAGCGGGGCGGATGCACGCGCGCTCCGGCGGACGCTTCAACGTGCCGATGGTGCTCCGCACGCCGTTCGGCGGTTACGTCAAAGCGCCGGAACTGCACTCGGATAGCTTAGAGACGTTGTTTTGGCACAGCCCGGGTTGGAAAATCGCCATTCCGAGCAACCCGTACGATGCGAAAGGGATGCTGCTCGCGGCGATTCAAGATCCTGACCCCGTGTTGTTTATGGAGTCGATGCCGCTCTACCGCTCGGTAAAACAAGACGTGCCGGAAGGTTCGTACATCGTACCGCTCGGTCAAGCGAATATCGTTAAAGAAGGTACCGACGCGACGATTTTGACGTACGGCAACATGGTGCGCATTTCGCAAAAAGCAGTCGAACAGCTTGAAAAAGAGCGCGGGGTTTCTATAGAAGTGATCGACCTCCGCACGCTGTCACCGTTAGACATGGAGACGATCACCGCTTCTGTCGAAAAAACGGGACGCGTCGTCGTCGTGACAGAACACGCGCGTACTGGCGGGGCTGCATCGGAAATTATTACGCGCATTAGTGAACAGTCGATCTTACATCTAAAAGCACCGATTGGACGGGTGACCGGACCTGACGCGCCTTTCCCGATTGCCATGATGGAAGACCAGTGGCTGCCGACGCCTAATCGGGTACGACAAGCGTTAGTCGAAGTATTGGACTTTGATTGA
- a CDS encoding dihydrolipoamide acetyltransferase family protein yields the protein MAYDFKLPDIGEGIHEAEILKLYVKVGDDVKEDDVLAEVETDKAVVEIPIPVTGKVNSLNASEGDTIEVGQVLATFATDDDPAGDAGADDAQAQPSAAATEETAPAEKAQAGQAAATDAPPAVDAGADREAAKKVLAMPSVRKLARELGVDITQVPATGNRGQVTAADVQNFKAAPPAAPEAAAPAAQAGGTAGQAVARTFEPGSEERIPLKGIRKVIAERMVESKFTAPHVTAMDEVDVTELVELRQWAKPLAAEKEIKLTYLPFIVKAIIAGLREFPTLNASIDEEAGEIVIKHYYHIGIAAATNEGLMVPVVQHADQKTMWELADEINDLVAQTRDRKVAPDKLKGSTISISNLGSVGSGMFFTPIINYPEVAIVGIGTIAEKPVVRDGEIVIRKMMGFNVTFDHRLVDGDVAARFMRLVKHYLENPRLLMMEMK from the coding sequence GTGGCTTACGATTTTAAACTTCCGGATATCGGCGAAGGAATACATGAAGCAGAAATTTTAAAGCTATACGTTAAAGTAGGCGACGACGTAAAAGAAGACGATGTGCTCGCTGAAGTTGAGACAGATAAAGCGGTCGTTGAAATTCCAATTCCAGTTACCGGGAAAGTGAATTCGTTAAATGCGAGCGAAGGTGATACAATAGAAGTTGGGCAAGTGCTCGCTACGTTTGCGACCGACGACGACCCGGCGGGAGATGCTGGTGCGGACGACGCACAAGCGCAACCGTCTGCTGCGGCTACGGAAGAAACCGCACCGGCTGAGAAGGCGCAAGCAGGACAAGCTGCGGCAACAGATGCGCCGCCAGCGGTAGATGCGGGTGCCGATCGCGAGGCAGCGAAGAAAGTACTCGCTATGCCTTCCGTGCGCAAGTTAGCGCGCGAACTAGGCGTCGACATTACGCAAGTACCGGCTACCGGCAACAGAGGTCAAGTGACCGCGGCCGACGTGCAAAACTTTAAAGCAGCACCGCCGGCAGCGCCAGAAGCTGCAGCACCGGCTGCACAAGCAGGTGGAACAGCAGGACAAGCAGTAGCGCGCACCTTCGAACCGGGCAGCGAAGAGCGTATTCCGCTTAAAGGCATTCGCAAAGTGATCGCCGAGCGCATGGTCGAGTCGAAGTTCACCGCCCCGCACGTGACGGCGATGGACGAAGTTGACGTCACTGAACTCGTCGAACTGCGTCAGTGGGCAAAACCGCTCGCTGCAGAAAAAGAGATCAAACTGACGTACTTGCCGTTTATCGTGAAGGCGATTATTGCCGGGTTGCGCGAGTTCCCGACGCTCAACGCATCCATTGACGAAGAAGCTGGCGAAATCGTCATTAAGCACTACTATCACATTGGCATCGCCGCAGCGACGAACGAAGGGTTAATGGTGCCCGTCGTCCAACATGCGGATCAAAAGACGATGTGGGAGTTAGCGGACGAAATTAACGACTTGGTGGCGCAAACGCGCGATCGCAAAGTTGCGCCTGATAAGTTGAAAGGCAGCACGATCAGCATTTCCAACTTAGGGTCGGTCGGTAGCGGGATGTTCTTCACCCCGATCATTAACTATCCTGAAGTAGCGATCGTCGGTATCGGTACGATAGCTGAGAAACCTGTCGTACGAGACGGTGAGATCGTCATTCGGAAAATGATGGGATTCAACGTGACGTTCGACCATCGCCTCGTCGACGGAGACGTAGCAGCCCGCTTTATGCGGTTAGTCAAACATTACTTAGAGAATCCCCGACTTTTAATGATGGAGATGAAGTAA
- the lpdA gene encoding dihydrolipoyl dehydrogenase — protein MVVGDFANEVDVLVVGGGPGGYVAAIRAAQLGRDVTLVEKSDLGGVCLNRGCIPSKAIITAAELYEKMQNAGDLGLMADNVSVDYAKTQAWKDKVVSQLTKGVGSLLKGNKVTVIKGEAYFSGENQVRIATEDDSQTYKFNDCIIATGSRPFELKGLPFDGKRIISSTEALSLQEVPGKLIVVGGGYIGLELGTAYAKLGSDVTILEGTDQLLPGTDKRIVRFITKNLKKNKVTFKTNALVQKAEASDDKVTVTAEIKGAEETIDADVVLVAIGRQPNTNELGLEQIGIALDEKGFVKVNEKMQTSVPHIYAIGDIAGQPLLAHKASYEGKVAAEVIAGQPSIVDYRAMPYVVFSDPEIAYTGMTEDEAKAEGIEATSFRFPFPANGRALTMNAADGFVSVVAEKETKRILGVQIVGPEASSLIAEAVTAIEFGATAEDIALTIHAHPTLPEAIAEAAEGIMGHAIHTANK, from the coding sequence ATGGTAGTGGGAGATTTTGCGAACGAAGTCGATGTACTAGTCGTCGGAGGCGGACCGGGTGGCTATGTCGCTGCCATCCGCGCCGCCCAACTGGGCCGCGACGTCACCTTAGTGGAAAAAAGTGACTTAGGCGGCGTCTGCTTGAACCGCGGCTGTATTCCTTCGAAAGCGATCATTACGGCGGCAGAACTGTACGAAAAAATGCAAAACGCTGGTGACCTCGGATTAATGGCGGACAACGTGTCCGTCGACTACGCGAAAACACAAGCGTGGAAAGACAAGGTCGTTTCCCAATTGACTAAAGGCGTCGGCTCACTGCTTAAAGGGAACAAAGTGACGGTAATCAAAGGGGAGGCCTATTTCTCCGGCGAAAACCAAGTGCGCATTGCGACGGAAGACGACAGTCAGACGTATAAGTTCAATGACTGCATTATCGCTACCGGTTCGCGTCCCTTTGAGCTGAAAGGACTTCCTTTCGACGGCAAGCGGATCATCTCTTCGACCGAAGCGTTAAGTTTACAAGAAGTACCGGGTAAATTAATCGTCGTCGGCGGCGGTTACATCGGCCTCGAACTCGGAACGGCCTATGCGAAGTTAGGCAGCGACGTGACAATTTTGGAAGGGACCGACCAACTGTTACCCGGAACCGATAAGCGGATCGTCCGCTTCATCACGAAAAACTTGAAGAAAAACAAAGTGACGTTTAAGACGAACGCCCTCGTGCAAAAAGCGGAAGCAAGTGACGACAAAGTGACCGTCACGGCGGAAATTAAAGGTGCGGAAGAAACGATTGACGCCGACGTCGTCTTAGTGGCCATCGGGCGCCAGCCGAACACAAATGAGTTAGGCTTAGAGCAAATCGGCATCGCCTTGGACGAGAAAGGTTTCGTTAAGGTGAACGAAAAAATGCAAACGTCCGTGCCGCACATTTACGCCATCGGCGACATCGCCGGCCAGCCGCTTCTCGCGCACAAGGCGAGCTACGAAGGGAAAGTCGCTGCAGAGGTAATTGCCGGCCAGCCGAGCATCGTCGACTACCGCGCCATGCCGTACGTCGTCTTCAGCGATCCGGAAATTGCCTACACCGGCATGACCGAAGACGAAGCGAAAGCAGAAGGCATCGAAGCGACCTCGTTCCGCTTCCCGTTCCCGGCTAACGGACGCGCCCTGACGATGAACGCCGCAGACGGCTTCGTCAGCGTCGTCGCCGAAAAGGAAACGAAACGCATCCTCGGCGTACAAATTGTCGGACCGGAAGCTTCCTCGCTCATCGCCGAAGCGGTAACGGCGATCGAATTCGGCGCGACGGCGGAAGATATCGCCCTGACGATTCACGCCCACCCGACGCTGCCTGAAGCAATTGCTGAAGCGGCAGAAGGCATTATGGGACACGCGATCCATACCGCGAACAAGTAA
- a CDS encoding DUF1128 domain-containing protein yields the protein MNLQEATSENMAFMITDLKKRLKTVNDSLINPDDFRLEDYAELRDIYELVAKRESLSMMEIEGILTELRELRGRK from the coding sequence TTGAATTTACAAGAAGCGACTTCAGAAAACATGGCCTTTATGATTACGGATCTAAAAAAGCGTCTTAAAACGGTTAACGACTCTTTGATCAATCCCGACGATTTTCGCCTCGAAGATTACGCCGAGTTACGCGACATTTACGAGTTGGTTGCCAAGCGGGAGTCGCTGTCGATGATGGAAATCGAAGGCATTTTGACCGAACTGAGGGAGTTGCGGGGACGGAAGTAA
- a CDS encoding RNA polymerase sigma factor — translation MERIEELFLQYSQDVYHFLVYYTNNVDVEDILQDVFIKAIEHIDTFQGRSSAKTWLLSIARNLAIDRGRRKKVIQFVPEEAIEQHTSAERTPEERLQMNEDVRELYASINQLQPNYREVVILRGIKGLSVSETAEVLAWKEGKVKYTFHRAIKKLKRLYEQKRKEGVPYETEQK, via the coding sequence ATGGAACGCATTGAGGAACTATTCCTGCAATACAGCCAAGACGTGTATCACTTTTTAGTTTATTATACGAATAACGTCGATGTCGAAGACATCCTACAAGATGTTTTTATAAAGGCAATCGAACATATCGATACGTTTCAAGGTCGCTCGAGTGCAAAAACGTGGTTATTGTCGATCGCCCGTAACCTCGCCATCGACCGCGGGCGGAGGAAAAAAGTTATTCAGTTCGTTCCGGAAGAAGCGATTGAACAGCATACGTCAGCTGAGCGTACGCCGGAGGAGCGCTTGCAAATGAACGAAGACGTTCGCGAACTGTACGCGTCTATTAATCAATTGCAGCCGAACTACCGTGAAGTCGTCATTTTACGCGGTATTAAAGGACTATCGGTTAGTGAGACAGCAGAAGTGCTCGCTTGGAAGGAAGGAAAAGTGAAGTATACGTTTCACCGCGCCATCAAAAAGCTCAAACGGCTTTACGAGCAAAAGCGGAAGGAGGGTGTTCCATATGAAACGGAACAAAAATGA
- a CDS encoding S26 family signal peptidase has product MKRNKNERSITEEELLEQLDRMPRPRLSEEKQQEMLQHICTRAEQMTAARETATQVTVQQGDVVREQVEKAGRLSDEVRGGTVDAQDEAVAVGSGVRWVKRRKRWRNLSLVLAASVLVCLVYVVYGAPFGTPSDFTGEDLGEEEMVGKRIGESELNDQIGMDAPNGPSESDAANETSGQKESGAADVRDGSNGSNGSSGLSGNGKSDAGDAYKGGGHRDKQLQQEGGDSAKPGGREERSSDHKEGQQSATTDGREHKLSHVTPQEGMVVFQTAADGEKLVIDPNVKTDAVSRGALLLVKNASNGQLSDGQPDGDFSSATHTVYEVVALPGETVKIVNSKVLVDGEEIADFPNRELSVPNVRGNESGDATYEWRMAAEKFFVLQDRTHDGAHSGDHLAYGPISGAQIVGKVVGYCIDCAATEQQ; this is encoded by the coding sequence ATGAAACGGAACAAAAATGAGCGGTCGATCACGGAAGAAGAACTGTTGGAGCAACTTGACCGTATGCCGCGTCCGCGTTTGAGCGAGGAGAAACAACAGGAAATGTTACAACATATATGTACGCGAGCCGAACAGATGACTGCTGCAAGAGAAACTGCTACACAGGTAACTGTGCAGCAGGGCGACGTTGTTCGCGAGCAAGTCGAAAAAGCGGGGCGATTGAGCGACGAAGTGAGGGGGGGGACGGTTGACGCGCAAGACGAGGCAGTTGCCGTCGGAAGCGGCGTCCGGTGGGTAAAGCGGCGTAAACGGTGGCGCAATTTGTCGCTCGTCCTCGCTGCTTCCGTCCTCGTTTGTTTAGTATACGTCGTCTACGGCGCGCCGTTCGGAACGCCGTCAGATTTCACGGGAGAGGACCTAGGGGAAGAGGAGATGGTGGGAAAGAGAATTGGCGAGAGCGAGTTAAACGATCAGATCGGCATGGATGCGCCGAATGGCCCAAGCGAGTCAGATGCAGCGAACGAGACGAGCGGTCAAAAGGAATCTGGTGCAGCGGACGTACGAGATGGTTCGAATGGCTCAAACGGTTCGAGCGGTTTGAGCGGTAACGGAAAAAGTGATGCAGGTGATGCGTACAAAGGTGGGGGGCACCGCGATAAGCAGTTACAGCAGGAAGGAGGCGATTCGGCCAAGCCTGGCGGACGGGAAGAAAGGTCGTCTGATCACAAAGAGGGACAACAGTCTGCCACAACAGACGGAAGGGAGCACAAGCTTTCACACGTCACGCCGCAAGAGGGCATGGTCGTCTTCCAAACGGCGGCAGATGGTGAAAAACTCGTCATTGACCCTAATGTCAAGACTGATGCTGTGTCGAGGGGCGCACTCCTGTTGGTGAAAAACGCATCGAATGGGCAACTGTCCGACGGACAACCGGACGGGGACTTCAGCAGTGCTACTCACACGGTGTATGAAGTTGTCGCATTACCGGGTGAGACCGTGAAAATCGTGAACAGCAAGGTGTTGGTGGACGGCGAAGAAATAGCGGACTTTCCGAATCGAGAATTGTCAGTGCCGAATGTGCGCGGTAACGAATCGGGGGATGCTACGTACGAGTGGCGAATGGCTGCAGAGAAATTTTTCGTGCTCCAAGATCGCACACACGACGGTGCACACAGTGGCGATCACCTCGCATACGGTCCCATTTCGGGGGCGCAAATCGTAGGGAAAGTTGTCGGTTACTGTATCGATTGTGCGGCGACAGAGCAACAATAG
- a CDS encoding DUF309 domain-containing protein, giving the protein MKWSQWSLPETYPTLYKAFLYYFNIERDYYECHEVLEELWLAEGRHPLYQGLLQVAVALYHFGNGNVNGARKLFRGGLEKLAPFPDDCMGIDLGKLKREAQQYLEKLQAYETKPFAFYDLTIDIKDRLLRERVASGGDV; this is encoded by the coding sequence GTGAAATGGTCGCAATGGTCGCTACCGGAAACATACCCAACGTTGTACAAAGCGTTTCTTTACTATTTTAATATCGAGCGGGATTATTACGAGTGCCACGAAGTGTTAGAAGAATTGTGGTTGGCAGAAGGGCGCCATCCTTTGTACCAAGGTTTGTTGCAAGTTGCCGTCGCCTTGTACCACTTCGGCAACGGCAATGTGAACGGGGCGCGTAAACTGTTTCGCGGCGGCTTAGAGAAGCTGGCGCCGTTCCCTGACGATTGTATGGGGATTGACCTCGGAAAATTAAAGCGGGAGGCGCAGCAGTACTTGGAGAAGTTACAAGCGTATGAAACAAAGCCGTTCGCTTTTTACGATTTGACGATCGACATAAAAGATCGCTTGCTGCGGGAGCGCGTTGCAAGTGGTGGCGACGTTTAA
- a CDS encoding inositol monophosphatase family protein, translating to MEMKRAREVAIAVAREAGQFIRSKVDRIQQISYKSSESDLVTDVDQKAEEIIRERLLEVFPEHAILGEEGVEPGAEAAKRALRVAAREEYLWIVDPIDGTTNFIHGIPFFSVSVAFAVRGVVRLGIVYDPMRDECFIAEKGCGASVNGMPIYVSEEQTLAESVVSTGFSGLKKHHCESKKKGVFALTGQVRNMRNLGSAALELAYVAAGRMSGYWEIDLNAWDVAAGGLLVREAGGRVSDTLGEPFDLNVRNVLGTNGHIHKQVLRTLQEVGATGYENSTKKDTHMKGD from the coding sequence ATGGAGATGAAGCGGGCGCGTGAAGTGGCAATCGCTGTCGCCCGGGAAGCAGGGCAGTTCATCCGCAGCAAAGTCGATCGCATCCAACAAATTTCTTATAAATCGTCGGAGAGTGACCTAGTGACAGATGTCGATCAAAAGGCGGAGGAGATCATTCGCGAGCGCCTTTTGGAGGTCTTTCCGGAGCATGCGATTTTAGGTGAGGAAGGAGTAGAGCCTGGTGCTGAAGCCGCGAAGCGGGCGCTCCGAGTCGCGGCGCGCGAGGAGTATTTGTGGATTGTCGATCCGATTGACGGCACGACTAACTTTATTCACGGCATTCCTTTTTTTTCGGTATCTGTTGCGTTCGCAGTCCGCGGCGTGGTGCGCCTCGGAATCGTTTACGACCCGATGCGCGACGAGTGTTTTATCGCGGAGAAAGGGTGTGGCGCGTCGGTAAACGGCATGCCGATTTACGTATCAGAGGAGCAGACGCTGGCTGAATCCGTCGTGTCGACCGGTTTTTCCGGTCTGAAAAAACATCATTGCGAGAGTAAAAAGAAAGGTGTTTTTGCGTTAACGGGTCAAGTGCGCAACATGCGTAACCTCGGTTCGGCAGCGCTGGAGCTCGCTTATGTTGCAGCGGGAAGAATGAGTGGTTACTGGGAGATCGATTTGAACGCATGGGACGTGGCGGCGGGCGGGTTGCTCGTAAGGGAAGCGGGAGGGCGCGTTAGCGACACGCTTGGGGAGCCGTTTGACTTAAATGTGCGGAATGTGCTCGGCACGAACGGCCACATTCACAAACAAGTGCTGCGTACGTTGCAAGAAGTAGGCGCTACAGGTTATGAAAATAGTACAAAAAAGGATACACATATGAAAGGAGACTGA
- the pepV gene encoding dipeptidase PepV, with protein MTVNWKKEAENRKEAFVAKTKELLSIPSVYDQTTAEPGKPSGKEVAKALDFMLQFCEESGFKTHNVDGYAAHAEYGDGDDIIGVLCHLDVVPAGDGWTSDPFQPEVRDGKLYARGAIDDKGPTMAAVFALKMVKELGLPLNKRVRLIFGTDEEVGDWIGIKKYFEAEPMPLMGFAPDANFPLINAEKGIFNFHLVQQPGKVSTERQDGWRLQSFTSGNATNMVPDLAEATLVGTSDVFAVKERFQSYVMEHGLEGKCEERKGQLYIRIKGVSHHGMEPDQGLNAGLTLARFLNVLDLDARGHQFIGLVHDYFVDSFFGEKLGIAFSDEVTGPLTVNVGTLNYAYDGEARLGISLRYPVSDRSERFVPAIEAAGERYGFALGKDVMDQVPHHVAKEHELVQTLLKVYSEQMGENAEPLSTGGGTYGRALDVGVAFGALFPGEPETAHQRDENADVDNLCRAMAIYAQAIYELAK; from the coding sequence ATGACGGTAAATTGGAAAAAAGAAGCGGAAAATCGTAAAGAAGCGTTTGTCGCGAAGACGAAAGAGCTACTTAGTATTCCGAGTGTGTACGATCAGACGACAGCAGAACCCGGGAAGCCGAGCGGTAAGGAAGTGGCTAAAGCGCTCGACTTTATGTTGCAGTTTTGTGAGGAAAGCGGGTTTAAAACACATAACGTCGATGGTTACGCCGCGCACGCCGAGTATGGCGATGGGGACGACATTATCGGCGTTCTTTGTCACTTAGACGTCGTTCCCGCGGGCGATGGATGGACGAGCGATCCGTTTCAACCGGAAGTACGCGACGGGAAACTGTACGCTCGTGGAGCGATCGACGACAAAGGCCCGACGATGGCGGCCGTCTTTGCGTTGAAAATGGTTAAAGAACTCGGTTTGCCGCTGAACAAACGAGTCCGTCTCATTTTTGGAACGGACGAAGAGGTCGGCGACTGGATCGGGATTAAGAAATATTTTGAAGCTGAGCCAATGCCGCTCATGGGCTTTGCTCCCGATGCGAATTTCCCGCTCATTAACGCTGAGAAAGGTATCTTTAACTTTCACTTAGTACAGCAGCCGGGCAAAGTTTCCACCGAGCGACAAGATGGCTGGCGCCTACAGTCTTTCACGAGCGGCAACGCCACGAACATGGTGCCTGATCTAGCGGAAGCGACACTAGTCGGCACGAGCGACGTGTTTGCGGTGAAGGAACGCTTTCAGTCGTACGTGATGGAACACGGTCTCGAAGGAAAATGCGAAGAACGCAAGGGGCAACTGTATATTAGAATTAAAGGCGTATCGCACCACGGAATGGAACCAGATCAAGGGTTGAACGCCGGCCTCACGCTGGCACGCTTCCTTAACGTGCTCGATTTAGACGCGCGCGGGCACCAATTTATCGGGCTCGTACACGACTACTTCGTGGACAGCTTCTTCGGCGAGAAGTTAGGGATTGCGTTTTCGGACGAAGTGACTGGCCCGCTTACTGTTAACGTCGGTACGCTTAACTACGCGTACGACGGTGAAGCGCGCCTCGGCATTAGTTTGCGCTACCCTGTGTCGGACCGCTCAGAGCGCTTCGTACCGGCGATCGAAGCTGCAGGCGAGCGCTATGGTTTTGCGCTCGGTAAGGATGTGATGGATCAAGTGCCGCATCACGTCGCGAAAGAGCACGAGTTAGTCCAAACGCTATTGAAAGTGTACAGTGAGCAGATGGGCGAGAACGCCGAGCCGTTGTCGACTGGTGGCGGGACTTACGGTCGTGCGTTAGATGTCGGCGTCGCTTTCGGCGCCCTCTTCCCAGGTGAACCGGAAACGGCGCACCAGCGAGACGAGAACGCCGACGTCGACAATTTGTGCCGGGCGATGGCGATTTACGCGCAGGCGATTTACGAACTGGCAAAATAA